The Pan troglodytes isolate AG18354 chromosome 1, NHGRI_mPanTro3-v2.0_pri, whole genome shotgun sequence genome includes a region encoding these proteins:
- the GPATCH4 gene encoding LOW QUALITY PROTEIN: G patch domain-containing protein 4 (The sequence of the model RefSeq protein was modified relative to this genomic sequence to represent the inferred CDS: deleted 2 bases in 1 codon) produces MNVTPEVKSRGMKFAEEQLLKHGWTQGKGLGRKENGITQALRVTLKQDTHGVGHDPAKEFTNHWWNELFNKTAANLVVETGQDGVQIRSLSKETTRYNHPKPNLLYQKFVKMATLTSGGEKPNKDLESCSDDDNQGPKSPKILTDEMLLQACEGRTAHKAARLGITMKAKLARLEAQEQAFLARLKGQDPGAPQLQSESKPPKKKKKKRRQKEEEEATASERNDADEKHPEHAEQNIRKSKKKKRRHQEGKVSDEREGTTKGNEKEDAAGTSGLGELNSREQTNQSLRKGKKKKRWHHEEEKMGVLEEGGKGKEAAGSVRTEEVESRAYADPCSRRKKRQQREEEDLNLEDGGEETFRWWNQGSREQSMQ; encoded by the exons ATGAATGTCACCCCAGAGGTCAAGAGTCGTGGGATGAAGTTTGCTGAGGAGCAGCTGCTAAAGCATGGATGGACTCAAG GCAAAGGCCTTGGCCGGAAGGAGAATGGTATCACCCAGGCTCTCAGGGTGACACTGAAGCAAGACACTCATGGG GTAGGACATGACCCTGCCAAGGAGTTCACAAACCACTGGTGGAATGAGCTCTTCAACAAGACTGCGGCCAACTTGGTAGTGGAAACTGGGCAG GATGGAGTACAGATAAGGAGCCTTTCTAAGGAGACCACCCGTTATAATCATCCCAAGCCCAACTTGCTGTATCAGAAGTTTGTGAAG ATGGCTACATTGACTTCAGGTGGAGAGAAGCCAAACAAAGACTTGGAGAGCTGCAGTGATGACGACAACCAGGGGCCCAAGTCCCCAAAGAT TCTGACTGATGAGATGCTGCTCCAAGCCTGTGAGGGGCGAACAGCACACAA GGCTGCCCGTCTTGGGATCACAATGAAGGCCAAGCTTGCTCGCCTAGAGGCCCAGGAGCAGGCCTTCCTGGCTCGTCTCAAAGGCCAGGACCCTGGGGCCCCTCAACTGCAGTCAGAGAGCaagccccccaaaaaaaagaaaaagaaaaggaggcagaaagaggaggaagaagctaCAGCATCTGAAAGGAATGATGCAGATGAGAAGCACCCAGAACATGCTGAGCAGAACATCAGaaaaagcaagaagaagaaaaggcgACATCAAGAAGGAAAGGTCTCAGATGAAAGAGAGGGTACAACTAAAGGGAATGAGAAGGAGGATGCTGCAGGAACAAGTGGGCTTGGGGAATTGAATAGCAGAGAGCAAACCAATCAGTCCctcaggaaagggaagaaaaagaagaggtggCACCATGAAGAGGAGAAGATGGGGGTcttggaggaaggaggaaaaggcaaGGAGGCTGCAGGCAGTGTCAGGACAGAGGAGGTAGAGAGCAGGGCATATGCTGACCCATGCAGCCGAAGAAAGAAGAGGCAGCAACGGGAGGAGGAGGACTTGAACCTAGAAGATGGAGGTGAGGAAACT TTTAGGTGGTggaaccagggaagcagagagcagagcaTGCAGTGA
- the NAXE gene encoding NAD(P)H-hydrate epimerase: MSRLRALLGLGLLVAGSRLPRIKSQTVACRSGPTWWGPQRLNSGGRWDSEVMASTVVKYLSQEEAQAVDQELFNEYQFSVDQLMELAGLSCATAIAKAYPPTSMSRSPPTVLVICGPGNNGGDGLVCARHLKLFGYEPTIYYPKRPNKPLFTALVTQCQKMDIPFLGEMPAEPMTIDELYELVVDAIFGFSFKGDVREPFHSILSVLKGLTVPIASIDIPSGWDVEKGNAGGIQPDLLISLTAPKKSATQFTGRYHYLGGRFVPPALEKKYQLNLPPYPDTECVYRLQ, translated from the exons ATGTCCAGGCTGCGGGCGCTGCTGGGCCTCGGGCTGCTGGTTGCGGGCTCGCGCCTGCCGCGGATCAAAAGCCAGACCGTCGCCTGTCGCTCGGGACCCACCTGGTGGGGACCGCAGCGGCTGAACTCGGGTGGCCGCTGGGACTCAGAGGTCATGGCGAGCACGGTGGTGAAGTACCTGAG CCAGGAGGAGGCCCAGGCCGTGGACCAGGAGCTATTTAACGAATACCAGTTCAGCGTGGACCAACTTATGGAACTGGCCGGGCTGAGCTGTGCTACAGCCATCGCCAAG GCATATCCCCCCACGTCCATGTCCAGGAGCCCCCCTACTGTCCTGGTCATCTGTGGCCCGGGGAATAATGGAGGAGATGGTCTGGTCTGTGCTCGACACCTCAAACTCTTT GGCTACGAGCCAACCATCTATTACCCCAAAAGGCCTAACAAGCCCCTCTTCACTGCATTGGTGACCCAGTGTCAGAAAATGGACATCCCTTTCCTTGGGGAAATGCCCGCAGAG CCCATGACGATTGATGAACTGTATGAGCTGGTGGTGGATGCCATCTTTGGCTTCAGCTTCAAGGGCGATGTTCGGGAACCGTTCCACAGCATCCTGAGTGTCCTGAAGGGACTCACTGTGCCCATTGCCAGCATCGACATTCCCTCAG GATGGGACGTGGAGAAGGGAAATGCTGGAGGGATCCAGCCAGACTTGCTCATCTCCCTCACAGCCCCCAAAAAATCTGCAACCCAGTTTACCGGTCGCTACCATTACCTGGGGGGTCGTTTTGTGCCACCTGCTCTGGAAAAGAAGTACCAGCTGAACCTGCCACCCTACCCTGACACCGAGTGTGTCTATCGTCTGCAGTGA
- the TTC24 gene encoding tetratricopeptide repeat protein 24, translating into MFPFVSPMSSPNPEDVPQRPEPEPSSSNKKKKKRKWLRQEASIQALTRAGHGALQAGQNHEALNNFQRAFLLASKAPQTRDTPVLQACAFNLGAAYVETGDPARGLELLLRAHPEEKAQGRRHGDQCFNVALAYHALGELPQALAWYHRALGHYQPQGDQGEAWAKMGACYQALGQPELAAHCLQEASQAYAQERQLRAAALALGAAAGCMLKSGRHRVGEVVQVLEKSRRLAERSTERRLLGHLYNDLGLGYSQLQLFPLAVEAFLQALPLCWVPGEQATVLRNLGMAHNALGNYQEAREFHQKAADLHGSVGQRWEQGRSFGSLAFALSQLGDHKAARDNYLHALQAARDSGDMKGQWQACEGLGAAAARLGQYDQALKYYKEALAQCQKEPDSVRERLVAKLADTVRTRLAQVGLVQTHTLTSAPGRLQAPGGASQAEGTPAKAGSSTAGAQHRSSSGWEDEEFEEGHQKKKEERSANVPVRAGPGRPELCFLPGTVNHSHHLASSCPTFTKHTPCRGTVLGKASIYSPGPRAHLPFVGPGPPRAEYPSILVPNGPQANRSSRWPRESLSRSRQRRPTESGICTIV; encoded by the exons ATGTTCCCCTTTGTCAGCCCTATGTCTTCCCCCAACCCTGAGGATGTGCCCCAGAGGCCAGAACCTGAGCCCTCAAGCtccaataagaaaaagaagaaaagaaagtggctGCGGCAAGAAGCCAGCATCCAAGCCCTCACCAGGGCTGGCCATGGGGCCCTTCAGGCTGGCCAGAACCATGAAGCCTTGAACAACTTCCAGAGGGCcttccttctggcctccaaaGCCCCACAAACCAGGGATACCCCTGTGCTCCAGGCCTGCGCCTTCAACCTGGGGGCTGCCTATGTGGAGACTGGGGACCCAGCCAGAGGCCTTGAGCTACTCCTGCGAGCCCACCCTGAAGAGAAGGCACAGGGCAGGCGACACGGCGACCAATGTTTCAATGTGGCTTTGGCCTACCATGCCCTCGGCGAGCTGCCTCAAGCTTTGGCCTGGTACCACAGGGCCCTGGGCCACTACCAGCCACAGGGTGACCAGGGAGAAGCCTGGGCAAAAATGGGAGCCTGCTACCAGGCTCTGGGACAGCCTGAGCTAGCAGCCCACTGCCTGCAGGAAGCAAGCCAGGCCTATGCTCAAGAGAGACAGCTGCGGGCCGCAGCCCTGGCACTGGGGGCTGCGGCAGGATGTATGCTGAAGAGTGGGCGGCATCGGGTGGGGGAAGTTGTGCAGGTGCTGGAGAAAAGCCGGAGGCTTGCCGAGAGGAGCACTGAGAGGCGACTGCTGG GGCACCTCTATAACGATCTAGGCCTGGGCTACTCCCAGCTCCAGCTGTTCCCGCTGGCCGTGGAGGCCTTCCTGCAGGCCCTGCCCCTGTGCTGGGTGCCAGGAGAGCAGGCCACAGTGCTAAGAAACCTCGGGATGGCCCACAATGCCCTCGGCAACTATCAGGAAGCTCGGGAGTTTCACCAGAAGGCTGCTGACCTACACG GCTCTGTGGGGCAGCGGTGGGAGCAGGGCCGGAGCTTTGGCAGCCTGGCCTTTGCATTGAGCCAGCTGGGGGACCACAAGGCTGCCAGAGACAACTACCTGCATGCCCTGCAGGCTGCCCGGGACTCTG GGGACATGAAGGGACAGTGGCAGGCCTGTGAGGGTCTGGGGGCTGCTGCAGCCAGGCTGGGGCAGTATGACCAGGCCTTGAAGTACTATAAGGAAGCACTGGCCCAGTGTCAG AAGGAGCCAGATTCTGTGCGAGAACGGCTGGTGGCCAAGCTGGCAGACACCGTGAGGACGCGCTTGGCCCAGGTGGGGCTGGTCCAGACTCACACCCTG ACTTCGGCTCCGGGAAGACTCCAGGCTCCAGGTGGGGCCAGCCAGGCGGAGGGGACCCCAGCAAAGGCAGGAAGCAGCACAGCAGGTGCCCAGCACAG ATCTTCCAGTGGGTGGGAAGATGAAGAGTTTGAGGAGGGCCaccagaagaaaaaagaggagaggtCGGCAAACGTTCCGGTGAGGGCTGGGCCGGGAAGACCAGAGC TGTGTTTCCTTCCAGGCACAGTGAATCATTCGCACCATCTAGCTTCTAGTTGCCCCACGTTTACCAAGCACACGCCCTGCAGAGGGACAGTCCTCGGCAAAGCCTCCATCTATA GTCCAGGACCCAGGGCCCATCTTCCATTTGTAGGTCCAGGCCCTCCCAGAGCGGAGTACCCTAGCATCTTGGTACCCAATGGCCCTCAAGCCAATAG GTCATCCAGGTGGCCCAGGGAAAGCCTCAGCAGGAGCCGCCAGAGGAGACCCACGGAGTCGGGCATCTGCACTATTGTGTGA